A stretch of the Drosophila sulfurigaster albostrigata strain 15112-1811.04 chromosome 2L, ASM2355843v2, whole genome shotgun sequence genome encodes the following:
- the LOC133843832 gene encoding polycomb protein esc: MSSDKIKNGNEPNDESDESCGDESASFTTNSTTSRSKSPASSTRSKRRGRRSNKSKAKSGAAYKYDSHVKENHGANIFGVAFNTLLGKEEPQVFATAGSNRCTVYECPRKGGLTLLHCYADPDPDEVFYTCAWSYDLKTSAPLLAAAGYRGVIRVIDIEQNEAVGNYIGHGQAINELKFHPHKLQLLLSGSKDHAIRLWNIQSHVCIAIFGGVEGHRDEVLSIDFNMRGDRIVSSGMDHSLKLWCLNTPEFQHKIELSHSFSQEKSTLPFPTITKHFPDFSTRDIHRNYVDCVQWFGNFVLSKSCENAIVCWKPGQLHQSFEQLKPSDSSCTIIAEFEYDECEIWFVRFGFNPWQKVIALGNQQGKVYVWEMDPSDPEGAHMTTLHNPRSVATVRQIAFSRDASVLIYVCDDATVWRWNRRTASAL; the protein is encoded by the exons ATGAGCAgcgataaaattaaaaatggcaaCGAGCCCAACGACGAATCGGACGAATCATGCGGC GACGAATCGGCGAGCTTTACCACAAATAGCACCACATCCCGCAGCAAATCACCGGCGTCGAGCACGCGCAGCAAACGACGCGGCCGACGCAGCAACAAATCGAAGGCCAAAAGCGGCGCTGCCTACAAATACGA CTCGCATGTTAAGGAGAATCATGGTGCAAACATATTTGGCGTCGCCTTCAACACGCTGCTGGGCAAAGAGGAGCCACAAGTGTTTGCCACCGCAGGCAGTAATCGTTGCACCGTCTACGAATGTCCACGCAAGGGAGGTTTAACTTTATTGCATTGCTATGCGGATCCAGAT CCCGATGAGGTATTCTATACCTGTGCCTGGTCTTATGATCTAAAGACTTCAGCTCCTTTGCTGGCCGCCGCAGGTTATCGGGGCGTCATACGCGTCATTGACATCGAACAGAATGAGGCTGTGGGCAATTATATTGGGCATGGTCAAGCCATCAATGAACTGAAGTTTCATCCACACAAACTGCAGCTACTTTTGTCGGGCAGCAAGGATCATGCCATACGCTTGTGGAACATTCAATCGCATGTTTGCATCGCCATCTTTGGCGGCGTCGAAGGACATCGCGATGAAGTACTCTCGATAGATTTTAATATGCGTGGCGATCGCATCGTTAGCAGCGGCATGGATCATTCCCTTAAGTTGTGGTGCCTCAACACTCCCGAGTTTCAGCACAAAATCGAGCTATCGCACAGTTTCAGTCAAGAGAAATCAACTCTACCATTTCCCACGATTACCAAGCATTTTCCTGACTTTTCCACACGTGATATACATCGCAACTATGTGGACTGTGTGCAATGGTTTGGCAACTTTGTGCTGTCCAAGTCATGTGAGAATGCTATTGTTTGCTGGAAACCGGGGCAGCTGCATCAGAGCTTTGAGCAATTGAAGCCCAGCGATTCGTCGTGCACGATTATTGCTGAATTCGAGTACGATGAATGTGAGATTTGGTTTGTGCGCTTCGGCTTCAATCCGTGGCAAAAGGTGATTGCGTTGGGTAATCAACAGGGCAAGGTTTATGTGTGGGAAATGGATCCCAGTGACCCGGAAGGTGCTCACATGACCACACTGCATAATCCACGCAGTGTGGCAACGGTGCGTCAAATTGCCTTCTCACGGGATGCCAGTGTGCTCATCTATGTGTGCGATGATGCCACTGTTTGGCGTTGGAATCGACGCACTGCATCCGCCCTCTAG
- the LOC133843727 gene encoding dual specificity calcium/calmodulin-dependent 3',5'-cyclic nucleotide phosphodiesterase 1 isoform X9 yields MRRQSMSTLTAQGIAATTAATAAAAEAQLFGAAAERLTYYRIRSICFVIVAMSRLRRESSRQSVITVELIQFIIQYRAKETQEKKKRRLADEDDELSEVQPDAVPPEVREWLASTFTRQMATTRNRSDEKPKFRSVAHAIRAGIFVDRIYRRVSSSTLMQFPPDVVKLLKNLDDWTFDVFALTEAASGQVIKYVAYDLLNRYGAMHKFKIAPGVLETFLHRVEEGYCRYRNPYHNNLHAVDVMQSMHYCLCNTGLMNWLTDLEIFASLLAALLHDFEHTGTTNNFHVMSGSETALLYNDRAVLENHHVSASFRLMKEDDANILSHLSREEYKELRTLIIDMVLATDMTYHFQQLKIMRNLLTLQEPTIDKSKALSLVLHCCDISHPAKHWDVHHRWTMLLLEEFFRQGDLEKELGLPFSPLCDRKNTLVAESQIGFIDFIVEPSMTIMSDMLEHILAPIAPVIKNKPAPLPEESSTAHNEDAIEEAKKRNVCAMTRKSIPGAVSKFTITKPWLTCLTENKRIWKEQAIKDAEARALAAAAEAEAEAEAEDKAAASETEAAASTADEPKAEATTEGAASN; encoded by the exons ATGCGACGCCAATCCATGTCAACATTAACGGCACAAGGAatagcagccacaacagcagcaacagcagcagcagcagaggcacaATTATTTGGAGCAGCGGCAGAGCGATTGACGTATTACAGAATCAGAAGCATTTGCTTCGTGATCGTTGCGATGAGTCGCCTGAGGCGTGAAAGCAGCCGTCAAAGCGTCATAACCGTCGAACTCATACAGTTCATAATTCAGTATCGTGCCAAGGAGACGcaggaaaagaagaaaag GCGTCTGGCCGACGAGGATGATGAACTCTCCGAAGTGCAACCGGATGCGGTTCCGCCGGAAGTGCGCGAGTGGTTGGCATCGACGTTCACCCGTCAAATGGCCACCACTCGCAACCGGAGCGATGAGAAGCCCAAGTTCCGATCGGTGGCCCACGCCATTCGAGCCGGCATCTTTGTGGATCGCATTTACAGGCGCGTCTCCAGCTCGACGCTCATGCAATTCCCTCCCGACGTCGTCAAGTTGCTCAAG AATCTCGATGACTGGACTTTTGATGTGTTTGCGCTGACTGAGGCGGCCAGCGGTCAGGTGATCAAGTACGTGGCCTACGATCTGTTGAATCGCTACGGGGCGATGCACAAGTTCAAGATAGCACCCGGGGTGCTGGAGACGTTTCTGCATCGTGTCGAGGAAGGTTATTGTCGCTATCGCAATCCATATcacaacaatttgcatgcgGTGGATGTGATGCAGTCGATGCACTATTGCCTGTGCAACACGGGCCTCATGAATTGGCTGACGGACTTGGAGATCTTCGCCTCGCTGCTGGCGGCGCTGTTGCACGACTTTGAGCACACCGGCACCACCAACAATTTCCATGTGATGTCCGGCTCGGAGACGGCGTTGCTGTACAACGATCGCGCTGTGCTGGAGAACCATCATGTGAGCGCCAGTTTTCGGCTAATGAAGGAGGACGATGCTAACATTTTGTCGCATTTATCGCGCGAGGAGTACAAGGAGTTGCGCACGCTCATCATTGACATGGTGCTGGCCACCGACATGACCTATCATTTCCAACAGCTGAAGATAATGCGCAATCTGTTGACGCTGCAGGAGCCAACCATTGACAAGTCGAAAGCATTGTCGCTGGTGCTGCACTGCTGTGATATCTCCCACCCGGCCAAACATTGGGATGTCCATCATCGTTGGaccatgctgctgctggaggaATTCTTTCGTCAGGGCGATCTCGAGAAGGAGCTTGGTTTGCCCTTCAGTCCGTTGTGTGATCGCAAGAATACGCTCGTCGCCGAGTCACAGATTGGTTTTATCGATTTCATTGTGGAGCCCAGCATGACCATCATGTCCGACATGCTGGAGCATATTCTGGCCCCCATTGCGCCCGTCATCAAGAATAAACCGGCACCATTGCCCGAAGAGTCGAGCACTGCTCACAACGAGGACGCCATCGAGGAGGCGAAGAAGCGCAATGTCTGCGCCATGACACGCAAGAGCATACCGGGTGCCGTCTCCAAGTTCACCATCACCAAGCCCTGGCTGACATGCCTCACGGAGAACAAGCGCATCTGGAAGGAGCAGGCCATCAAAG ATGCCGAGGCACGAGCGCTGGCCGCCGCCGCTGAAGCAGAAGCCGAAGCTGAGGCCGAAGACAAGGCCGCAGCGTCGGAAacggaagcagcagcatcaacggCTGACGAGCCGAAGGCAGAGGCGACAACAGAGGGCGCTGCTAGCAACTAA
- the LOC133843844 gene encoding cyclin-Y-like protein 1 — translation MGNKNSCCAYSSPQSDRKSKDIPPVFEERHQLPHTSQHQLDGHHGSGSGNVAMSVHHQQHHQHHHSHHQPGGAGDNYENQQNLQHISEREALEGEEDPSVDPTAATMFLERSKVENGGMTRKRSQHQIAQQQGGSSSGGGGGGGGGANTPGANSSGTGTGGLKKSSSCSTIYLDDSTVSQPNLKNTVKCVSLAIYYHIKNRQSDRRLDIFDEKLHPLTHDHVPDNYDTQNPEHRQIYKFVRTLFNAAQLTAECAIITLVYLERLLTYAELDVGPCNWKRMVLGAILLASKVWDDQAVWNVDYCQILKDITVEDMNELERQFLELLQFNINVPSSVYAKYYFDLRTLAEANELNFPTEPLSKERAQKLEAMSRVMQDKVTAEALKNGIKKWSSMDNISQGGPRRSVAILS, via the exons ATGGGCAACAAGAACTCGTGCTGTGCCTACTCAAGTCCACAATCGGATCGCAAGTCCAAGGATATACCGCCCGTCTTCGAGGAGCGTCATCAGTTGCCGCACACATCACAGCATCAACTCGATGGCCATCATGGCAGCGGCAGTGGCAATGTGGCGATGTCCgtgcatcatcagcagcatcatcaacacCATCACTCACATCATCAACCCGGCGGCGCTGGTGATAACTATGAGAATCAACAGAATCTGCAACACATTTCCGAGCGTGAAGCGCTCGAGGGCGAAGAGGATCCATCAGTGGACCCCACGGCTGCCACCATGTTTCTGGAACGCTCCAAAGTGGAGAATGGCGGCATGACGCGGAAACGTTCGCAGCATCAAATTGCCCAACAACAAGGTGGCAGCAGCTCTGGAggtggtggcggcggtggaGGAGGCGCCAATACACCGGGTGCGAATAGTTCGGGAACGGGAACTGGCGGCCTCAAGAAGAGCTCGTCGTGCTCGACCATCTATTTGGATGACAGCACTGTGTCGCAGCCGAATTTAAAGAACACAGTCAAGTGTGTTTCGCTGGCCATTTACTATCACATCAAGAATCGTCAGTCGGATCGTCGTTTGGACATATTCGATGAGAAGCTGCATCCGTTGACGCACGATCATGTGCCGGATAATTATGACACTCAGAATCCCGAACATCGACAGATCTACAAGTTTGTGCGCACACTGTTCAATGCCGCCCAATTGACGGCCGAGTGTGCAATCATCACGCTAGTCTATCTGGAGCGTCTGCTCACCTATGCGGAACTTGATGTGGGGCCATGCAACTGGAAGCGCATGGTGTTGG GTGCTATACTGCTTGCCTCCAAAGTGTGGGACGACCAGGCAGTGTGGAATGTCGATTACTGCCAGATACTCAAGGACATTACGGTCGAGGATATGAACGAGCTGGAGCGTCAATTTCTGGAGCTGCTGCAGTTCAACATCAACGTTCCATCGTCCGTCTATGCCAAATATTATTTCGATTTGCGCACGCTTGCCGAGGCAAATGAGCTCAATTTCCCCACAGAGCCGCTCTCCAAGGAGCGCGCCCAGAAACTGGAGGCGATGTCGCGGGTCATGCAGGACAAAGTGACCGCCGAGGCGCTTAAGAATGGCATCAAGAAATGGTCCTCGATGGACAACATCAGTCAGGGCGGTCCGCGGCGTAGCGTGGCCATATTATCGTGA